The region GTAACTTAACACGTtttcagatttaaaataatttttaaactaaacgataaaaaagttttatcaagaTTTCTCGTGAATTGTTTTATAAGTGATTTAACTCACGAATAGTTTGTTTATCATTACGATGAAGCGTATCTTTAGGAAGACAATAATATAAGCCATCTATCCAAaacaaaatacttataaagtttaaaacctaCTCATCATGAAGCATAAAtgaagtataaattttttacagcatagttattatttacttttcaaACGCTAAaagatttgtaaataaaacttgaaatttgtttatgaacttaaatttagttgagtaaagtattttatctttttatttttgaatactcATTGCCCTCAATCATCTCCgcaacaaaaagattttacaaactCCATAATTGATATGAAATAAATTTCACGTCAAATTATAACTTACATTTtcacaaatataatataaactttatgttatatgcatattaaaaactaaatataaaaatctaagaAAATTTTAACGTTTACCATACTACATATGCTGGCCGCCGGAcaccaaaacattttaatgtataaaaaaaaaaacgcttatTAAAATTCTTAATCATGGGGCcaatttaacttgttttgtggAAAAGTTAGCCTGAAAgataatttgcatttttttcttcttaactTATCAATAGATGTTAACTTAGTGGTTGTCCACAGCTAAACctctaatttataataaacagaaaaacattaagcaatgacatttttttcaacaaaaatttaattactgcTCAGttcttaaagatttaaaaaaaaaatggaatagcgctcataaaaatctttaaaataaaaatataagaatttagcaacaaaataaaaaaattttaaaattattcttttatgtaCTAGAAGCATTGAAGCTTGAGCGCACGTGTCGTCGAactatatttaacaattttttaaaaccattaattGTGAGCATACTAATTATAAttgagtaatttttatttaaaagcaaattcAATCGAGAATCTCACCTACTTTATAATcagagcatatatatatatatatatatatatatatatatatatatatatatatatatatatatatatatatatatatatatatatatatatatatatatatatatatatatatatatatatatatatatatatatatatatatatatatatatatatatataataaatcctTTATTGGGAAATAAAGACTTCAACAAGGTGTGAGAGTTATCTCTTTAATTGTCAGAAATGCCACTGATTAAAACTAAGTAATAAGCCAAAAACAGCaacaaagaattttaaaaagatggtaatatatgacttttttgaaagtttaacaaatatttaacaacgtactttttacaaacatttaatattaatcTATGATCGCTCGAGTTTTACCAAAATTTAGCCCTGATTGCGTTGCTCCTTGATTTGAACCAGCTTGCAAACCAATTATTCCTTCACTAGCCCTAAGTTGTTGTTCTGTAAATTCGCGTTTATTTTCCGTTGCTTCAGTTGGTCCAAGACAGGGACCGTCGTAACCAATAGTTTGCGCTTTTCGACCTAGTGCTAAAATGCCGTTTATAACCTGAAAAAGTAATTATAGTTCTTATCAAgcaatttattgaaaaactaaaaaaaaggttactttataaaattatcattaacatTATAACTAATAGTAATTATACAACAACTTTTTAGATTCGttgttgtaataaataaacaaatagatACAAGGTTTCTGAATAAAAACATGGTTTTACTATAAGAATATTTTACACACGTAATTAccatatatttgaaaataaaaaaagaacaaaatacaTGTTGCACAATTAAATAAGaagttataaacaaatgtaGCATATTGCTATTACTAAAACCTCATATTTACAACTATGTAGTTATATTGTATGTTGTATCAGTGCAACGCCCTTTTTTCTCATCTGAGGGAAACAACAAACAATTGATCACTTTTGCTTCGACAATATGACTTGAGGAATCTCTTAGTCAAATATTTCAGGAGGATAAATAGTGCATTTGTTATCATAAATTTCCTGTACTGACACATATCATTTTTTTACGTTTCATCAATTCATAAAAACTAtggcaaataattttttataaagtcttgTAACGATCGCaaaaggtattttaaataaaacttgaaagtgcaacaaacctaaaatagttttaaagtttagtgcaataatttttaaacatcgtTAATCAAtcaaattaagataaattattctttttcgTATGATGGTTAACTTTTAGAAAACTCCCACGCAAAGaaacttctttattttaacattatctcTGATAATATTTTCATGATTACCTCAAGCGATGTATTCATTACCTCAAAcgatattaacaattttatcgCTATATCGACACTTTGCTTACTTTACATACTTTAAGTCAATAATTTATCgacttataatttataagtcGATTGATTGAATCAATTTATAAATCGAATAATTATTAaggcaaagttataaaataattttgttaactgatgcgtatttttcaattttgtttttattatatcttgAACTTGGACTATTATCTTCAGATGTGATTCTAAtctaatatttatgttattgtttttaaaaaatgttcaaaaaaaccCCGCTTACCTGTGGAATATTTTGAGCTTCGTAAAGATCGACACTTTGAAAAAGATCTAATTTTTTGCAGCCCATTTTTTCGCAAGCTGTGAgaaagttattaatattttccaTTTGTTTAAATACCATTTGAGTGTCGTTAATTTTCTTTACTGATCCTGGGACAATGACGTTGACAAGCTTGCATAAAATTTGTCCGTCTTTTAGACTAGAAATGACATCTTTTTCACACCTGACCTAgagtataataattaaaattttaaattttcagttttaaacaatataattacatttttttaatgattaccTAACCGAAGTGCAAgggtacaaaaaaaaatttaaacattgtttttattacgAATAATAATGTTAAGACCCGACTTTGGGTCTTATaacatatcaataaaaaagaagttaataaccaagtaaaaattaaataatgtttgtttacaaatttttataaacattacaaAAAGTTAATGTTTAAATTGCAGATCTCAAAGCTACGAACACGACCGTTGATATTTTTTCGTTAACAAAAAGTGTAAAGCAGCTAGGACCAGtcacaatatttattaaacagcaggatattaagaaattattatcATAGCTTGCAAAGAGGACGGCATTCCACAAATGccataacaaaaaatgaatttactACAAAATCATTGTCTGAAAATAGCAtgatattactaaaaaatcCATCCTGtgttataaatatgataaaaaaagaatttgagttaacaaaaaaattagtgaattttttttaactaaaaaaagaaatatctagcaaattgcaattttttatatcgTCAGACAAAGGCGCgtctttaagaaatttatttaaatataacattatttaaatataacattatttaaatataaatttacactTATCAACAAAGTTTTAGAACCTGGGAATGACTTCAATAGCCAAATCATTTCTTGCAGGTAAAATTGTGGatttagtagaaaataaactgCCAGatttcaatttatcaataaaaggCACATCAAAGCAAATGTTACTAATAGAGCACATCCCTAATGATATGATATGATTAGGATGGCTAATTGGTATTGAATATTAGTTTGGTTGTGCccatgaattttatttaaaagtgtgtgatgttttttttacaaaaatttaaactctttagaaggaaaatatatttataggtgGTTGAATGTTGCAAGATTCTGATGAAAATTTTAGTGATTGTgattagtataataataaaataaaattttgacgATAAAACATATTGACGAGTCGTATAGCTCAACAGGCTTCACATTTGCTAATGATATACAAAGTagcgtaattttttttttttattcaaaagattcaaaaagttGCTCGAGTATTACACAAAACACCTCCTAAGAATAAAATCTTACAAATGTACGTGTCTTAAAGAACCTAAGCTGAAGTTGAAGTAAAAACAAGAGAGAATTATCTTGTTGCAATGCCATAAAGatatttgaaagtaaaaaatttctagCGGAAGGTTGCATAAGTTGAGCATGTTAACATTGCATTGTTTTTTGCAgccaaaatattataatatatataattttttttgcagattatcAGAATTTAGTCTTTCctcttaaaaaatgtaaatggatagttcattaaaaaaaaaaatctttataccaaaaattgcgTTATTTTCAATACATCCGATCGTTTCATCTGAGGAATCCAGTTTCCTAAgataagctttttttaatggaactcaaaaaaactcaaaataacaaaaaaatattcacacacacacacacactcaaacacacacacacacac is a window of Hydra vulgaris chromosome 15, alternate assembly HydraT2T_AEP DNA encoding:
- the LOC100215181 gene encoding myophilin, whose amino-acid sequence is MANRPRGYGLSAELARKKAEKFDPDVSSDCMYWIRDVLVDGGYTDEASKIITEVRCEKDVISSLKDGQILCKLVNVIVPGSVKKINDTQMVFKQMENINNFLTACEKMGCKKLDLFQSVDLYEAQNIPQVINGILALGRKAQTIGYDGPCLGPTEATENKREFTEQQLRASEGIIGLQAGSNQGATQSGLNFGKTRAIID